The proteins below come from a single Mycolicibacterium sp. TY81 genomic window:
- a CDS encoding class I SAM-dependent DNA methyltransferase, whose amino-acid sequence MPPRKKTEPQAPSTMKELKDTLWKAADKLRGSLSANQYKDVILGLVFLKYISDAYDERREDIRTELEADGMDESQIYDLIDDPEEYHGYNVFVVPPIARWKFLAENAKGKPATGGEVAKNIGQLIDEAMDAVMKENPTLVGTLPRLYNRDNVDQRRLGELIDLFNNARFSRQGEHKARDLMGEVYEYFLGNFARAEGKRGGEFFTPRSVVRVIVEVLEPTRGRVYDPCCGSGGMFVQTEQFIYEHDGDPKDISIYGQESIEETWRMAKMNLAIHGIDNKGLGARWGDTFARDQHADVQMDYVMANPPFNIKDWARNEEDGRWRYGVPPTNNANYAWLQHILSKLAPGGKAGVVLANGSMSSNSNGEGDIRAQIVEADLVSCMIALPTQLFRSTGIPVCLWFFAKDKTAGKQGSVDRSGQVLFIDARELGYMVDRAERALSNEDIVRIGDTYHAWRGSSSAAAKKITYEDVPGFCKSATMAEIKAADYALTPGRYVGAAAVEDDGEPINEKIARLKAELLAAFDESARLETVVRAQLGRIDV is encoded by the coding sequence ATGCCTCCCCGGAAAAAGACTGAGCCACAGGCACCGTCGACCATGAAGGAACTGAAAGATACGCTCTGGAAGGCCGCCGACAAGCTGCGTGGATCGCTGTCGGCTAACCAGTACAAGGACGTGATCCTCGGTCTGGTGTTCCTCAAATACATCTCCGATGCCTACGACGAACGTCGCGAGGACATTCGCACTGAGCTTGAAGCCGATGGGATGGACGAATCGCAGATCTACGATTTGATCGACGACCCGGAGGAGTACCACGGGTACAACGTGTTCGTGGTGCCGCCTATCGCGCGGTGGAAGTTCTTGGCGGAGAACGCAAAAGGGAAACCGGCCACCGGTGGCGAGGTTGCCAAGAACATCGGCCAGCTCATCGATGAGGCGATGGACGCGGTGATGAAAGAAAACCCGACACTGGTCGGCACCTTGCCGCGACTGTACAACCGTGACAACGTCGACCAGCGACGCCTCGGTGAGCTGATCGACCTGTTCAACAACGCCCGGTTCAGTCGACAGGGTGAGCACAAGGCCCGCGACCTCATGGGCGAGGTCTACGAATACTTCCTCGGCAATTTCGCTCGCGCCGAAGGCAAACGGGGTGGAGAGTTCTTCACGCCGAGGAGCGTGGTCAGGGTGATTGTCGAGGTGCTGGAGCCCACTCGTGGGCGCGTGTACGACCCCTGTTGTGGTTCGGGTGGCATGTTCGTGCAGACCGAGCAGTTCATCTATGAGCACGACGGTGACCCGAAGGACATCTCGATCTACGGGCAGGAGAGCATCGAGGAGACCTGGCGGATGGCGAAGATGAACCTCGCCATCCACGGCATCGACAACAAGGGGCTCGGTGCCCGATGGGGCGACACCTTCGCGCGCGATCAGCATGCCGATGTGCAAATGGACTACGTCATGGCCAATCCGCCATTCAACATCAAGGATTGGGCTCGCAACGAGGAAGATGGGCGTTGGCGGTACGGCGTGCCGCCGACGAACAACGCGAACTACGCGTGGCTGCAGCACATTCTGTCGAAGCTGGCACCCGGCGGAAAAGCCGGCGTAGTGTTGGCCAACGGGTCGATGTCATCGAACTCCAACGGCGAAGGCGATATTCGGGCGCAGATAGTCGAAGCAGACTTGGTGTCGTGCATGATCGCGTTGCCGACCCAGCTGTTCCGCAGCACCGGTATCCCGGTGTGCCTGTGGTTCTTCGCGAAAGACAAGACAGCGGGCAAGCAGGGGTCGGTAGACAGGTCTGGGCAGGTGCTGTTCATTGACGCCCGCGAGTTGGGCTACATGGTGGACCGGGCCGAGCGCGCGCTGAGCAATGAGGACATCGTCCGGATCGGCGACACGTACCACGCCTGGCGCGGGTCTTCGTCGGCAGCCGCGAAAAAGATTACGTACGAAGATGTTCCGGGCTTCTGCAAGTCGGCGACGATGGCGGAGATCAAAGCCGCCGATTATGCGTTGACGCCGGGCCGATACGTCGGGGCGGCGGCAGTCGAGGACGACGGCGAGCCGATCAACGAGAAGATCGCGCGGTTGAAGGCGGAATTGCTTGCGGCGTTCGATGAGTCGGCGCGGTTGGAAACGGTCGTGCGGGCGCAGTTGGGGCGGATCGATGTGTAG
- a CDS encoding restriction endonuclease subunit S translates to MNGDGPLFLRAGALTDRGFDWKGLDAFQRTAPVQTKRGKAGDTVITTKGNSVGRVGQVPADAPDFVYSPHLSYWRPLDKDRIDPVFLYYWARSEAFDRQLRQLAFGTDMAPYFSLRDQLRLCIHLPSAGQQRAIAQVLGALDDKIVANGQLVETAARLIDARANALITATSMSAKLTEVATVVKGVSYRSAHLGLSTAALVTLKSIDRDGTFVDNGYKSFVGPYRSEQELRSGDVIIAQTDITQSGDVIGRAVRVPGRSTYDTRVASLDLAIVRPKDGMPSEYLLAALRRPEFREHCRSRASGTTVLHLGRGAIDSYEVPVVSPEAAVRYSVFARAIHELTDSVNAASGVLARTRDELLPLLMSGKLRVRDAQAVVSEVL, encoded by the coding sequence TTGAACGGAGACGGGCCGTTGTTTCTGAGGGCAGGTGCTCTCACCGATCGTGGTTTCGATTGGAAGGGCCTGGATGCGTTTCAAAGAACCGCACCTGTCCAGACAAAACGTGGCAAGGCTGGCGATACGGTTATCACTACAAAGGGGAATAGCGTCGGCCGTGTCGGGCAAGTTCCCGCGGATGCCCCAGACTTCGTCTATTCCCCTCACTTGAGCTACTGGCGGCCTCTTGACAAAGACCGAATCGATCCCGTTTTCCTGTACTACTGGGCGCGTAGTGAGGCCTTCGATCGGCAACTTCGACAACTTGCGTTCGGCACTGATATGGCTCCTTATTTCAGTCTGCGTGATCAACTGCGGCTTTGTATTCACCTACCATCGGCCGGACAGCAGCGGGCGATCGCCCAGGTGTTGGGCGCCCTTGACGACAAGATCGTTGCGAATGGCCAACTGGTGGAGACGGCAGCCAGACTCATCGATGCCAGAGCTAACGCGCTGATCACGGCGACGTCGATGTCCGCCAAGCTGACAGAAGTTGCTACTGTCGTGAAGGGGGTGTCGTATCGGAGCGCGCATCTCGGTTTATCGACGGCGGCACTTGTGACACTAAAGTCGATCGACCGGGACGGCACCTTTGTTGACAATGGCTATAAGTCATTTGTTGGCCCTTATCGCTCGGAGCAAGAACTCCGTTCAGGTGATGTGATTATCGCGCAGACAGACATTACGCAAAGCGGTGATGTGATCGGCCGAGCTGTTCGCGTGCCGGGGCGTTCGACGTACGACACCAGAGTCGCGTCGCTTGATCTAGCGATCGTGCGACCCAAAGACGGAATGCCGTCGGAGTATTTGCTTGCAGCGCTTCGCCGTCCCGAGTTCCGTGAGCACTGCCGATCCCGTGCCAGTGGAACCACGGTCCTCCATCTGGGGCGCGGAGCGATCGACTCGTATGAAGTGCCCGTAGTTAGTCCGGAGGCTGCAGTCCGGTATTCAGTCTTTGCACGGGCCATCCATGAACTCACGGATTCGGTCAATGCTGCGTCTGGCGTGCTCGCCCGAACGCGCGATGAACTCCTACCCCTGCTGATGTCCGGCAAGCTGCGGGTTAGAGACGCGCAAGCCGTTGTGTCTGAGGTGTT